The proteins below are encoded in one region of Ciconia boyciana chromosome 19, ASM3463844v1, whole genome shotgun sequence:
- the CENPS gene encoding centromere protein S has translation MAAAEGEERLLLTQRLKAAVHYTVGCLCQDVAEDKDVQFSKQTIAAISEITFRQCENFAKDLEMFARHAKRSTVTTEDVKLLARRSNSLLKYITQKSEELASSNMEQKEKKKKKSSAAKGGRTSGEQETAVTESEDSNMA, from the exons atggcggcggcggagggcgAGGAGCGGCTGCTGCTCACCCAG AGGCTGAAGGCTGCGGTTCACTACACGGTTGGCTGCCTGTGTCAGGATGTTGCAGAGGACAAAGACGTGCAATTCAGCAAACAAACCATTGCAGCTATTTCAGAGATCACCTTCAGGCAGTGTG AGAACTTTGCAAAAGACCTCGAAATGTTTGCAAG gCATGCAAAACGAAGCACAGTCACCACAGAAGATGTGAAGCTTTTGGCTAGAAGGAGCAATTCTTTG CTAAAGTATATCACCCAGAAGAGTGAAGAGCTCGCATCAAGTAACATGGagcaaaaggagaagaagaaaaagaagtccaGTGCAGCTAAGGGAGGGAGAACTTCTGGGGAACAAGAAACAGCTGTGACTGAAAGTGAAGATTCCAACATGGCATGA
- the DFFA gene encoding DNA fragmentation factor subunit alpha, whose protein sequence is MAAPLKPCLVRRRDGREQHGVAASCLRELRDKASGILAIDKAREPITLVLAEDGTIVDDEDYFLCLPSNTKFVALAKNEKWSSKSLDSGTAWLSESVDEVDSAAEKWKQLARQLKDDLSNIILMSEEDLQVLIDVPRSDLAEELAQSETKTQVLQDTLQQVLDRREEERQSRQLLELYLEALKSEDSILSKVAESETVPRKEMDVVDTGTSSTGTSAKTALSDQILAALKEKPAPELCLDSQDLELVLKEDTQALASALRWDRQKAEALQQACDQELSKRLQQVQTLHSLRSTSKGKKTLPWGDWLSSKRKK, encoded by the exons ATGGCGGCGCCGCTGAAGCCCTGCCTGGTGCGGCGGAGGGACGGGCGGGAGCAGCACGGCGTCGCCGCCTCCTGCCTGCGGGAGCTGCGCGACAAGG ctaGTGGCATTCTGGCTATTGACAAGGCCAGGGAGCCCATCACCTTAGTACTGGCAGAAGATGGCACCATTGTGGATGATGAAGATTACTTTTTGTGTCTGCCATCTAACACCAAGTTTGTGGCACTGGCCAAGAATGAGAAATGGTCCAGCAAAAGCTTAG ATAGTGGAACAGCCTGGCTCTCGGAGTCTGTGGATGAAGTGGACAGTGCTGCAGAGAAGTGGAAGCAGTTGGCCAGGCAACTGAAGGATGACCTGTCTAATATCATCTTGATGTCTGAAGAAGACCTCCAG GTGCTTATTGATGTACCCCGTTCAGACCTGGCAGAAGAACTTGCCCAAAGTGAAACCAAAACCCAGGTATTGCAGGACACCCTGCAGCAGGTGCTGGACAGACGAGAAGAAGAACGCCAGTCAAGACAGCTCCTGGAACTCTACCTAGAGGCCTTGAAAAGTGAAGACAGTATCTTAAGCAAAGTAGCAG AATCTGAGACTGTACCAAGAAAGGAGATGGATGTGGTTGACACAGGTACCAGCAGTACAGGCACTTCAGCCAAAACAGCGCTCAGTGACCAGATCCTTGCTGCTCTGAAAGAGAAGCCTGCTCCAGAGCTCTGCTTGGACAGTCAAGATCTAGAG CTGGTCTTGAAAGAAGACACACAAGCCCTGGCCTCGGCTCTAAGATGGGACAGGCAGAAAGCTGAAGCTCTGCAACAAGCCTGTGATCAGGAGCTCTCCAAGCGTCTACAACAAGTGCAGACTTTGCATTCCCTAAGGAGCACGTCAAAGGGCAAGAAAACACTACCCTGGGGAGACTGGCTTAGTTCAAAACGCAAAAAATAA